Proteins from a single region of Labedella gwakjiensis:
- the dxr gene encoding 1-deoxy-D-xylulose-5-phosphate reductoisomerase, which yields MRRVILLGSTGSIGTQALDVIRANPERFDVVGLAAGSDQEGLAAQAEQFGVDDTALGADDAERLVREVDADVVLNGITGSVGLGPTMATLETGKTLALANKESLIVGGELVTALARPGQIVPVDSEHSAIAQALRSGTPSEVRRLVLTASGGPFRGRNRAQLAAVTPGEALAHPTWDMGRVVTTNSATLVNKGLEVIEAHHLFDVPYERIDVVVHPQSIVHSLVEFIDGSSILQASPPDMRLPISLGLDWPHRVAGVGRPLDWTTASAWTFEPLDEDAFPAVALAKTVGRAGRTYPAVFNAANEEAVEAFHEGAIGYLDIVDTIRRVVDRHETDGELTRESLAEAERWAREAAKRLIAAS from the coding sequence ATGCGTCGCGTCATCCTCCTCGGATCCACCGGTTCCATCGGCACCCAGGCCCTCGACGTCATCCGCGCCAATCCCGAACGGTTCGACGTCGTCGGCCTCGCCGCCGGCTCCGACCAGGAGGGACTCGCCGCCCAGGCCGAGCAGTTCGGTGTGGACGACACGGCACTCGGCGCGGACGACGCCGAGCGACTCGTCCGCGAGGTCGACGCCGATGTCGTCCTCAACGGCATCACCGGGTCGGTCGGGCTCGGCCCCACGATGGCGACCCTCGAGACGGGCAAGACGCTCGCCCTCGCGAACAAGGAATCGCTCATCGTCGGCGGCGAGCTCGTGACGGCCCTCGCCCGTCCCGGCCAGATCGTCCCGGTGGACTCCGAGCACTCCGCGATCGCGCAGGCCCTCCGATCCGGCACTCCCTCTGAGGTCAGGCGACTCGTCCTCACGGCGTCCGGTGGTCCGTTCCGCGGTCGGAACAGGGCGCAGCTCGCCGCCGTGACGCCGGGAGAGGCTCTCGCGCACCCCACGTGGGACATGGGCAGGGTCGTCACGACCAACTCGGCGACCCTCGTCAACAAGGGCCTCGAAGTGATCGAGGCCCACCACCTCTTCGACGTGCCGTACGAGCGCATCGATGTGGTCGTCCACCCGCAATCGATCGTGCACTCGCTCGTCGAGTTCATCGACGGCTCGTCGATCCTGCAGGCCTCGCCCCCCGACATGAGACTGCCCATCTCCCTCGGGCTGGACTGGCCGCACCGTGTGGCCGGGGTCGGCCGTCCGCTCGACTGGACGACCGCGAGCGCATGGACGTTCGAGCCGCTCGACGAGGACGCGTTCCCCGCGGTCGCGCTCGCGAAGACCGTCGGTCGAGCGGGACGGACCTACCCGGCGGTCTTCAACGCCGCGAACGAGGAGGCCGTGGAGGCCTTCCACGAGGGCGCCATCGGCTACCTCGACATCGTGGACACCATCCGACGCGTCGTCGACCGGCACGAGACCGACGGGGAGCTCACGCGCGAGTCGCTCGCTGAGGCGGAGCGCTGGGCGCGGGAGGCCGCGAAGAGGCTCATCGCCGCCTCCTGA
- a CDS encoding Mur ligase family protein, with protein sequence MDSSGPAAMRPAGLNPVSLVSLEHDFGLRRVRGLAGGDPSVSGITIDGSSVVQGDLYVGLPGARHHGASFAGQAIEAGAVAILTDDAGMLLLDRGMGVPVLVGTGPLRPLVGALAASVYDTASLDLPVFAVTGTNGKTSTTHFLEALLTGMGLVPGVSSTAERRIGATVIPSKLTTPESAELHAIVARMAELGARSLVIEVSAHALTRHRVDGFTFDVAAFTNLSHDHLDDYADMDAYLAAKVELFTSARSKRAVVNLDTPAGATVVERSEVPVATIATVPVDGEAPHADWIVEVTEEKLDHTAFTIRHAVHGSLSARVPVVGRHMAANGGLAIAMLVEAGHSLSEIARTLGPNGLIDADLPARAVRIPVPTGPAVFIDSGHSPDAFEKTLSSLRRLTTGRLVAVIGANGDRDTTKRGDMGAAAALGADTVVVTDHHPRGEDPATIRRAVVDGATSARPGADVRDIADPSSAIRAAVAEANEGDIVVWMGLAGKDHRELDGTTVPFSVPDETIAALHAAGWH encoded by the coding sequence GTGGATTCGAGCGGGCCGGCGGCGATGCGTCCGGCGGGACTCAATCCCGTGTCTCTCGTCTCCCTCGAGCACGACTTCGGTCTTCGACGCGTCCGCGGTCTGGCGGGCGGCGATCCCTCGGTCTCGGGCATCACGATCGACGGTTCCTCCGTCGTGCAGGGCGACCTCTACGTCGGGCTCCCGGGGGCACGGCATCACGGCGCGTCCTTCGCCGGCCAGGCGATCGAGGCCGGCGCGGTCGCAATCCTCACCGACGACGCCGGGATGCTCCTCCTCGATCGGGGAATGGGCGTTCCGGTCCTCGTGGGCACGGGCCCGTTGCGCCCCCTCGTCGGAGCGCTCGCCGCCTCCGTGTACGACACGGCGTCCCTCGACCTGCCGGTCTTCGCCGTCACAGGGACGAACGGGAAGACGTCGACCACCCACTTCCTCGAGGCCCTGCTCACGGGGATGGGGCTCGTGCCCGGGGTCAGCTCCACCGCGGAACGCCGCATCGGCGCGACCGTGATCCCCTCGAAGCTCACGACACCGGAATCGGCGGAGCTGCACGCGATCGTCGCGCGCATGGCCGAGCTGGGAGCACGCAGTCTCGTGATCGAGGTGAGCGCCCACGCGCTCACGCGGCATCGCGTGGACGGTTTCACGTTCGACGTCGCGGCCTTCACCAACCTCAGCCACGACCACCTCGACGACTACGCCGACATGGACGCATACCTCGCGGCGAAGGTCGAGCTCTTCACCTCGGCCCGCTCGAAGCGGGCCGTCGTGAACCTCGACACCCCGGCCGGCGCGACCGTCGTCGAACGGTCGGAGGTCCCCGTCGCGACGATCGCGACGGTGCCCGTCGACGGCGAGGCGCCGCACGCCGACTGGATCGTCGAGGTCACCGAGGAGAAGCTCGACCACACCGCCTTCACGATCCGGCATGCCGTGCACGGCTCGCTGTCGGCGCGCGTCCCCGTGGTGGGCCGGCACATGGCCGCGAACGGCGGCCTCGCGATCGCGATGCTCGTCGAGGCCGGACACTCCCTGTCCGAGATCGCACGGACGCTCGGCCCGAACGGTCTCATCGACGCGGACCTGCCGGCGCGCGCCGTGCGGATCCCGGTCCCGACCGGTCCGGCCGTCTTCATCGACTCCGGCCACAGTCCCGATGCGTTCGAGAAGACGCTCTCCTCTCTCCGTCGCCTCACCACGGGTCGCCTCGTCGCCGTCATCGGGGCGAACGGCGATCGCGACACGACCAAACGCGGCGACATGGGCGCGGCCGCGGCGCTCGGGGCCGACACGGTGGTCGTCACCGACCACCATCCCCGCGGTGAGGACCCGGCGACGATCCGTCGTGCCGTCGTGGACGGGGCGACCTCCGCCCGACCCGGCGCCGACGTCCGCGACATCGCCGACCCGTCCTCCGCGATCCGGGCGGCGGTCGCCGAGGCGAACGAGGGCGACATCGTCGTCTGGATGGGCCTCGCCGGCAAGGACCACCGGGAACTCGACGGCACGACCGTGCCGTTCAGCGTGCCGGACGAGACGATCGCGGCGCTGCACGCCGCCGGCTGGCACTGA
- a CDS encoding M50 family metallopeptidase, translated as MESVLLYILGVLIIVVGLVVSIGLHEVGHLVPAKLFGVRVTQYMIGFGKTIWSTRKGETEYGVKMIPLGGYISMIGMFPPTAPGERATESTTGFIQQLATSKEPARRARYFDTLVQDAREASAETIGAGDEDRTFYRLPVWKRIVVMLGGPFMNLILSVVLFAVLLMGIGTAQSTTTIGAVSECALPSTAERTTCESGDATAPGAAAGIEPGDRLVSIDGTAISSWEESTAIIRESAGKTLSLVVERDGEDVTLSLTPLLTERYVYDENGQEIEKDGEPVVEAVGFVGISPTSELVQQPVTAVLPAVGEAVGGVVNVILNLPQRLVDTAVAAFGPGERDPDGPMSVVGVGRIAGEVAALDEVPIASKASAMLGILASLNAMLFVFNLVPLLPLDGGHILTALFEAVRRGFAKLRRKPDPGPVDSAKLMPLTFGVVIVLGAMSLLLIYADIVKPINLFG; from the coding sequence GTGGAATCGGTCCTTCTCTACATCCTCGGCGTGCTCATCATCGTCGTGGGCCTCGTCGTGTCCATCGGTCTGCACGAGGTCGGCCACCTGGTTCCCGCCAAGCTCTTCGGCGTCCGCGTCACGCAGTACATGATCGGGTTCGGCAAGACGATCTGGTCGACGCGCAAGGGCGAGACGGAGTACGGCGTCAAGATGATCCCGCTCGGCGGATACATCTCGATGATCGGCATGTTCCCGCCGACGGCGCCGGGGGAGCGCGCGACCGAGTCGACCACGGGATTCATCCAGCAGCTCGCCACGTCGAAGGAGCCCGCGCGACGCGCGCGCTACTTCGACACGCTCGTCCAGGACGCCCGTGAGGCGAGCGCCGAGACGATCGGCGCCGGCGACGAGGACCGCACCTTCTACCGCCTCCCGGTCTGGAAGCGCATCGTCGTGATGCTCGGCGGGCCGTTCATGAACCTGATCCTGTCCGTCGTCCTCTTCGCCGTCCTCCTCATGGGGATCGGGACCGCCCAGTCCACGACGACGATCGGTGCCGTCTCCGAGTGCGCCCTCCCGTCGACCGCCGAGCGGACGACGTGCGAGAGCGGCGACGCGACGGCGCCCGGCGCGGCGGCCGGCATCGAGCCGGGGGACCGTCTCGTGAGCATCGACGGCACCGCGATCTCCTCGTGGGAGGAGTCGACCGCGATCATCCGCGAGTCGGCCGGGAAGACGCTCTCCCTCGTCGTCGAGCGCGACGGCGAGGACGTCACGCTGTCGCTCACGCCGCTCCTCACGGAGCGCTACGTCTACGACGAGAACGGCCAGGAGATCGAGAAGGACGGTGAGCCCGTCGTCGAGGCTGTCGGGTTCGTCGGCATCTCACCCACGTCGGAGCTCGTCCAGCAGCCGGTGACGGCGGTGCTGCCCGCCGTCGGCGAGGCCGTCGGCGGCGTCGTCAACGTCATCCTCAACCTGCCGCAGCGGCTCGTGGACACGGCGGTGGCCGCCTTCGGCCCGGGCGAGCGCGACCCGGACGGGCCCATGAGCGTCGTCGGCGTGGGGCGTATCGCCGGCGAGGTCGCGGCTCTCGACGAGGTGCCCATCGCGAGCAAGGCGTCGGCGATGCTCGGCATCCTCGCCTCGCTCAATGCGATGCTGTTCGTGTTCAACCTCGTGCCGCTCCTGCCGCTCGACGGCGGTCACATCCTCACAGCCCTGTTCGAGGCGGTCCGACGTGGCTTCGCGAAGCTGCGGAGGAAGCCGGACCCCGGGCCCGTGGACTCCGCGAAGCTCATGCCGCTGACCTTCGGCGTCGTGATCGTGCTCGGCGCGATGAGTCTCCTCCTGATCTACGCGGACATCGTGAAGCCGATCAACCTCTTCGGCTGA
- the ispG gene encoding flavodoxin-dependent (E)-4-hydroxy-3-methylbut-2-enyl-diphosphate synthase, with protein MPSVPDVLAPRRKSRQIRVGSVLVGGDAPVSVQSMTTTPTPDINATLQQIAELTASGCDIVRVAVPSRDDAEALPIIAKKSQIPVIADIHFQPNYVFAAIDAGCAAVRVNPGNIRKFDDRVGEIAKAAKDAGVSIRIGVNAGSLDPRLLQKYGKATPEALAESAQWEASLFEEHDFHDFKISVKHNDPIVMVKAYRLLAERGDWPLHLGVTEAGPAFQGTIKSATAFGILLAEGIGDTIRVSLSAPPVEEVKVGLQILQSLNLRERKLEIVSCPSCGRAQVDVYSLAEEVTTGLEGMSVPLRVAVMGCVVNGPGEAREADLGVASGNGKGQIFVKGEVIATVPESEIVATLIREANRLAAEMPADDTSTGTPTVSVGAR; from the coding sequence ATGCCCAGCGTGCCCGACGTCCTCGCCCCTCGACGGAAGTCCCGACAGATCCGCGTCGGGAGCGTTCTCGTGGGTGGCGATGCGCCGGTGAGCGTGCAGTCGATGACCACCACCCCGACGCCCGACATCAACGCGACGCTCCAGCAGATCGCCGAGCTCACCGCCTCGGGATGCGACATCGTCCGCGTCGCGGTGCCGAGCCGTGACGACGCCGAGGCGCTTCCGATCATCGCGAAGAAGAGCCAGATACCCGTCATCGCCGACATCCACTTCCAGCCGAACTATGTATTCGCGGCGATCGACGCCGGCTGCGCGGCCGTGCGGGTGAACCCCGGCAACATCCGGAAGTTCGACGACCGCGTCGGCGAGATCGCGAAGGCGGCGAAGGACGCCGGGGTGAGCATCCGTATCGGCGTCAACGCGGGGTCGCTCGATCCCCGCCTCCTTCAGAAGTACGGCAAGGCCACGCCGGAGGCGCTCGCCGAGAGCGCGCAGTGGGAGGCGAGCCTCTTCGAGGAGCACGACTTCCACGACTTCAAGATCTCGGTGAAGCACAACGACCCCATCGTGATGGTGAAGGCGTACCGCCTGCTCGCCGAGCGCGGCGACTGGCCCCTGCACCTCGGCGTGACAGAGGCCGGACCGGCCTTCCAGGGCACGATCAAGAGCGCGACCGCGTTCGGCATCCTCCTCGCCGAGGGCATCGGGGACACGATCCGCGTCTCGCTCTCGGCCCCTCCCGTCGAGGAGGTCAAGGTCGGGCTGCAGATCCTCCAGTCGTTGAACCTGCGTGAGCGCAAGCTCGAAATCGTCTCGTGCCCCAGCTGCGGCCGTGCCCAGGTCGACGTGTACTCGCTCGCCGAGGAGGTCACCACCGGGCTGGAGGGTATGTCGGTTCCGCTCCGAGTCGCCGTGATGGGATGCGTCGTGAACGGTCCGGGAGAGGCCAGGGAAGCCGATCTCGGTGTCGCCTCCGGCAACGGCAAGGGCCAGATCTTCGTCAAGGGCGAGGTCATCGCGACCGTTCCGGAGTCCGAGATCGTCGCGACGCTCATCCGCGAGGCGAACCGGCTCGCCGCCGAGATGCCGGCCGACGACACCTCGACCGGCACCCCCACCGTCTCGGTCGGCGCCCGCTGA
- a CDS encoding AAA family ATPase, with amino-acid sequence MEQPTTTTTVTREELERARGIIGAIAARFDEKVVGQSSLRTSLLVALLTGGHVLLESVPGLAKTTAAESIADAVGGSFRRIQCTPDLLPSDIVGTQIYDPRTAEFTTQLGPVHANFVLLDEVNRSSAKTQSAMLEAMQEKQTSVGGVNYPLPEPFLVLATQNPIEQEGTYHLPEAQLDRFLIKEVLDYPTIAEEAEIVRRVNAGVYRHESSAPRVSVEDVLFLQSLVPRIYLDQAILAYIVQTVYVTRNTATYLPPKLASYVEYGASPRASIAFATVARALALLAGREHVIPEDVKAYRHQVLRHRIILGFEAIADDVKPETVIDAIFGVVQVP; translated from the coding sequence ATCGAGCAGCCGACGACCACGACCACCGTGACGCGCGAGGAACTTGAGCGGGCCCGTGGCATCATCGGTGCTATCGCTGCTCGCTTCGACGAGAAGGTCGTCGGACAATCGAGTCTCCGCACGAGCCTGCTCGTGGCGCTCCTCACCGGGGGGCACGTCCTTCTCGAGAGCGTTCCGGGGCTCGCGAAGACCACTGCCGCCGAGTCCATCGCCGACGCCGTCGGCGGGAGCTTCCGTCGCATCCAGTGCACGCCAGACCTCCTCCCGTCCGACATCGTCGGCACGCAGATCTACGACCCGCGGACCGCGGAGTTCACCACACAGCTCGGCCCGGTGCATGCCAACTTCGTCCTGCTCGACGAGGTGAACCGCTCGAGCGCCAAGACGCAGTCGGCGATGCTCGAGGCGATGCAGGAGAAGCAGACGTCCGTCGGCGGCGTCAACTATCCGTTGCCCGAGCCGTTCCTCGTGCTGGCGACGCAGAACCCCATCGAGCAGGAAGGCACGTACCACCTGCCCGAGGCGCAGCTCGACCGCTTCCTCATCAAGGAGGTGCTCGACTACCCGACGATCGCCGAGGAGGCCGAGATCGTCCGGCGCGTGAACGCGGGCGTGTATCGCCACGAGTCCAGCGCCCCGCGTGTGAGTGTCGAGGATGTGCTCTTCCTGCAGTCGCTCGTGCCCCGCATCTACCTCGACCAGGCGATCCTCGCCTACATCGTCCAGACGGTCTACGTGACGCGGAACACCGCCACCTACCTGCCGCCGAAGCTCGCCTCCTACGTGGAGTACGGCGCGAGCCCACGAGCGAGCATCGCCTTCGCGACGGTGGCCCGCGCCCTCGCGCTGCTCGCCGGGCGCGAGCACGTCATCCCGGAGGACGTGAAGGCGTATCGGCACCAGGTGCTCCGCCACCGGATCATCCTCGGGTTCGAGGCGATCGCCGACGACGTGAAGCCCGAGACCGTCATCGACGCGATCTTCGGCGTCGTCCAGGTTCCGTGA
- a CDS encoding DUF58 domain-containing protein codes for MTALLTRVKTTLSIRAHRRVRGMLDGEYASIFRGKSHEFDDIRPYVPGDEIRDIDWKATARAGYPLVKQFIAHRKQTVTLVVDTGRDLAATGSGGEPKRDVAILVAGVLGYIAARHGDRVGLIAGDADEVRLLEPKGAESHLERLLQVVAQRARLDGAPSDVRSLLERVVRTVRKRMLLVVVVDDAAIDDETAQLVRRLAVQHEILWITVGDADVMAADWATTPMVDVADDRRIPDYLRRDRRLRTAFAEAEARRASESADRLDALAVSHIRVARSADVVPSVLRLIEGHNNARR; via the coding sequence GTGACGGCGCTCCTCACCCGGGTGAAGACGACCCTGTCGATCAGGGCGCATCGTCGCGTGCGCGGCATGCTCGATGGCGAGTACGCGTCGATCTTCCGGGGCAAGAGCCACGAGTTCGACGACATCCGTCCGTACGTCCCCGGCGACGAGATCCGCGACATCGACTGGAAGGCCACGGCGCGCGCCGGCTACCCGCTCGTGAAGCAGTTCATCGCGCACCGGAAGCAGACGGTGACGCTCGTCGTCGACACGGGTCGCGACCTCGCTGCCACGGGCTCCGGCGGGGAGCCGAAGCGGGACGTCGCGATTCTCGTCGCCGGAGTCCTCGGCTACATCGCGGCGCGTCACGGCGATCGCGTCGGTCTCATCGCGGGCGACGCCGACGAGGTGCGTCTCCTCGAGCCCAAGGGTGCGGAATCTCACCTCGAACGGCTGCTCCAGGTTGTCGCGCAGCGTGCTCGCCTCGATGGCGCTCCGAGCGACGTCCGTTCCCTCCTCGAGCGCGTCGTGCGCACCGTGCGCAAGCGAATGCTCCTCGTCGTGGTGGTCGACGACGCCGCGATCGACGACGAGACGGCGCAGCTCGTCCGGCGGCTCGCGGTGCAGCACGAGATCCTCTGGATCACGGTGGGAGACGCCGACGTGATGGCTGCGGACTGGGCGACGACGCCGATGGTCGACGTCGCGGATGACCGCCGCATCCCCGACTACCTCCGCCGCGACCGTCGGCTGCGGACCGCCTTCGCCGAGGCGGAGGCCCGACGCGCGTCCGAGAGCGCCGACCGACTCGACGCGCTCGCCGTGTCCCACATCCGCGTGGCGCGTTCCGCCGATGTGGTCCCCTCCGTCCTCCGGCTCATCGAGGGGCACAACAATGCTCGGCGGTGA
- a CDS encoding VWA domain-containing protein translates to MMLVNLWLVGAWIALAIIVVVLVFVLNRRRRRREGVAVHVAHSDRLTTLPGYAAALRRYRVLLAAVLIAATLLAAAAVLLSGRLVSLTTVQPEMRNRDIVLCLDVSGSMIDYDAQIVETFSQLTEEFDGERIGLVLFNASAVTSFPLTSDYAYAREQLDTLHADLVDPDTDWAFANGTLLGNGSSMIGDGLASCVMRFDDLDTERSRSIVFATDNYVAGEQIMTLPEAGEFAQSKDVVVFGLNPGDVDSLDYIGEFADEMREVVEGTGGTYWALEDPAAVPSIVEQVQARQAESFTGEPILVVTDEPTFPVLAGFAALAAVMFVGWRLRR, encoded by the coding sequence ATGATGCTCGTCAACCTGTGGCTCGTGGGTGCGTGGATCGCCCTCGCGATCATCGTCGTCGTCCTCGTGTTCGTGCTGAACCGTCGCCGGCGACGCCGTGAAGGCGTTGCCGTGCACGTGGCGCACAGCGACAGGCTCACGACGCTCCCGGGCTACGCGGCCGCGCTCCGGCGGTACCGGGTGCTGCTCGCGGCCGTGCTGATCGCCGCCACCCTCCTTGCGGCGGCGGCCGTCCTGCTCTCCGGACGTCTCGTGTCGCTCACGACGGTGCAGCCGGAGATGCGGAACCGCGACATCGTCCTGTGCCTCGACGTCTCCGGATCGATGATCGACTACGACGCGCAGATCGTGGAGACGTTCTCCCAGCTCACCGAGGAGTTCGACGGCGAACGGATCGGACTCGTGCTCTTCAACGCATCGGCCGTCACGTCGTTCCCGCTCACGAGCGACTACGCCTACGCGCGGGAGCAGCTCGACACCCTGCACGCCGACCTCGTCGATCCGGACACGGACTGGGCCTTCGCGAACGGCACCCTGCTCGGGAACGGCTCGTCGATGATCGGCGACGGTCTCGCCTCATGCGTCATGCGCTTCGACGACCTCGACACGGAGAGGTCCCGTTCGATCGTGTTCGCGACGGACAACTACGTGGCGGGGGAGCAGATCATGACCCTTCCGGAGGCCGGGGAGTTCGCGCAGTCGAAGGACGTCGTCGTCTTCGGGCTCAACCCCGGAGACGTGGACAGCCTCGACTACATCGGCGAGTTTGCCGACGAGATGCGGGAGGTGGTCGAGGGCACGGGCGGAACGTACTGGGCGCTCGAGGACCCGGCCGCCGTCCCGTCCATCGTCGAGCAGGTGCAGGCTCGACAGGCCGAGAGCTTCACGGGCGAGCCGATCCTCGTCGTCACGGACGAGCCCACGTTCCCGGTGCTCGCCGGTTTCGCTGCCCTTGCCGCCGTCATGTTCGTGGGATGGAGGCTGCGCCGATGA
- a CDS encoding vWA domain-containing protein: MILDPVLPVWALVIVGGALAVFAIVQLVAPGRGRGRGRWMWLSRLVMVLLLVLVALRPTLPASTLPPAASGDVDVYFVVDTTSSMAAEDWGDGEPRLTGVREDILTIAETLIGARVSLVTFDAVTVHRVPLTTDVSALAQATRALEQEITTYSAGSSIDEPVDYLTDILTTDASENPERSRILYYLGDGEQTSGQAPGSFAELAAAVDGGAVLGYGTDAGGPMKQYTGYDDGTEPGYIQDYSTGADAISRINERALGTIADELGVPYIHRDADSSVAEATEGIRVGNVETPDEVPASPGEFYWIAAIPLAALALLELAWMLSTVLRSGAGGRIRTGRRVSHG; this comes from the coding sequence ATGATCCTCGACCCTGTCCTCCCTGTATGGGCCCTCGTCATCGTCGGAGGGGCGCTCGCCGTCTTCGCGATCGTTCAGCTCGTGGCGCCCGGCCGTGGCCGCGGACGCGGGCGGTGGATGTGGCTCTCGCGCCTCGTGATGGTCCTCCTCCTCGTCCTCGTCGCGCTGCGACCGACCCTCCCGGCCTCGACCCTTCCTCCCGCCGCTTCCGGTGACGTCGACGTGTACTTCGTCGTCGACACGACGAGCAGCATGGCGGCCGAGGACTGGGGCGACGGCGAGCCGCGGCTGACCGGTGTGCGAGAGGACATCCTCACGATCGCGGAGACACTCATCGGCGCCCGCGTATCGCTCGTGACCTTCGACGCCGTGACGGTGCATCGAGTGCCGCTCACAACGGACGTGTCGGCGCTCGCCCAGGCGACGCGGGCACTCGAGCAGGAGATCACGACCTACTCGGCGGGGAGCAGCATCGACGAGCCCGTCGACTACCTCACCGACATCCTCACGACGGACGCCTCGGAGAACCCGGAGCGCTCGCGCATCCTCTATTACTTGGGAGACGGCGAGCAGACGAGCGGTCAAGCGCCCGGGTCCTTCGCCGAGCTCGCGGCCGCGGTCGACGGGGGAGCGGTGCTCGGCTACGGGACGGACGCCGGCGGTCCGATGAAGCAGTACACCGGGTACGACGACGGCACGGAGCCGGGCTACATCCAGGACTACTCGACCGGCGCCGACGCCATCTCGCGCATCAACGAGCGCGCTCTCGGCACGATCGCCGACGAACTCGGTGTTCCGTACATCCATCGGGATGCCGACTCGTCGGTGGCCGAGGCGACCGAGGGTATCCGGGTCGGAAATGTGGAGACCCCCGACGAGGTCCCGGCGTCGCCCGGCGAGTTCTACTGGATCGCCGCGATACCGCTCGCTGCCCTCGCGCTCCTCGAACTCGCCTGGATGCTGTCGACGGTGCTCCGCTCCGGGGCCGGCGGCCGCATCCGCACCGGACGGAGGGTCTCCCATGGCTGA